The following are from one region of the Dreissena polymorpha isolate Duluth1 chromosome 2, UMN_Dpol_1.0, whole genome shotgun sequence genome:
- the LOC127866598 gene encoding EEF1A lysine methyltransferase 4-like isoform X3 — protein sequence MNMDLPASNLDYREQSYWDERYTSEDSYDWFSGYTSFKHLLKADIQAHHRILTLGCGNSPMSAEMYRDGFHHIVNTDFSSIVIDKMSKKHSDMIEMSWQVMDMCNIEFPEASFDIVLEKGTIDALMVQERDPWNVSEETCQKIDSILNQTHFRKPLYARSRYNWDVQVSTVGDAFHFFYMVMEKGRELSEKDRLKEVELERRKLCQVSCENIPTVFIVEDTEDFALGIEL from the exons ATGAACATGGATCTTCCAGCCTCTAACTTAGACTACAGAGAGCAATCCTATTGGGATGAGAGGTACACCTCTGAAGACAGTTATGACTGGTTCTCGGGCTATACATCATTCAAGCATCTCTTGAAGGCAGATATACAGGCCCACCACAGAATCCTTACTCTTG GATGTGGAAACAGCCCAATGAGTGCTGAGATGTACAGAGACGGGTTCCATCACATCGTGAACACTGATTTCTCTTCTATCGTTATTGACAAGATGAGCAAGAAGCACTCAGATATGATTGAAATGAGCTGGCAAGTGATGGATATGTGCAATATAGAGTTTCCAGAGGCCAGTTTTGACATTGTTCTGGAGAAGGGAACTATAGACGCTCTAATGGTTCAGGAGAGAGATCCATGGAATGTTTCTGAAGAAACCTGCCAGAAAATTGACAGTATTTTGAATCAG ACCCATTTTCGGAAGCCCCTGTATGCACGTTCCAGGTACAACTGGGATGTGCAAGTCTCAACAGTTGGTGATGCCTTTCATTTCTTCTATATGGTCATGGAAAAAGGGAGAGAACTCAGTGAAAAAGATAGACTGAAGGAAGTTGAACTTGAGAGGCGGAAACTATGTCAGGTTTCTTGTGAAAATATACCAACAGTATTTATAGTTGAGGATACAGAAGATTTTGCTCTAGGAATTGAGCTTTAG
- the LOC127866598 gene encoding EEF1A lysine methyltransferase 4-like isoform X2 has translation MNMDLPASNLDYREQSYWDERYTSEDSYDWFSGYTSFKHLLKADIQAHHRILTLGCGNSPMSAEMYRDGFHHIVNTDFSSIVIDKMSKKHSDMIEMSWQVMDMCNIEFPEASFDIVLEKGTIDALMVQERDPWNVSEETCQKIDSILNQVSHILKPGGKFISITFSQTHFRKPLYARSRYNWDVQVSTVGDAFHFFYMVMEKGRELSEKDRLKEVELERRKLCQVSCENIPTVFIVEDTEDFALGIEL, from the exons ATGAACATGGATCTTCCAGCCTCTAACTTAGACTACAGAGAGCAATCCTATTGGGATGAGAGGTACACCTCTGAAGACAGTTATGACTGGTTCTCGGGCTATACATCATTCAAGCATCTCTTGAAGGCAGATATACAGGCCCACCACAGAATCCTTACTCTTG GATGTGGAAACAGCCCAATGAGTGCTGAGATGTACAGAGACGGGTTCCATCACATCGTGAACACTGATTTCTCTTCTATCGTTATTGACAAGATGAGCAAGAAGCACTCAGATATGATTGAAATGAGCTGGCAAGTGATGGATATGTGCAATATAGAGTTTCCAGAGGCCAGTTTTGACATTGTTCTGGAGAAGGGAACTATAGACGCTCTAATGGTTCAGGAGAGAGATCCATGGAATGTTTCTGAAGAAACCTGCCAGAAAATTGACAGTATTTTGAATCAG GTGAGTCATATATTAAAGCCAGGAGGGAAGTTCATTTCTATCACTTTTTCACAGACCCATTTTCGGAAGCCCCTGTATGCACGTTCCAGGTACAACTGGGATGTGCAAGTCTCAACAGTTGGTGATGCCTTTCATTTCTTCTATATGGTCATGGAAAAAGGGAGAGAACTCAGTGAAAAAGATAGACTGAAGGAAGTTGAACTTGAGAGGCGGAAACTATGTCAGGTTTCTTGTGAAAATATACCAACAGTATTTATAGTTGAGGATACAGAAGATTTTGCTCTAGGAATTGAGCTTTAG
- the LOC127866598 gene encoding EEF1A lysine methyltransferase 4-like isoform X1: MNMDLPASNLDYREQSYWDERYTSEDSYDWFSGYTSFKHLLKADIQAHHRILTLGCGNSPMSAEMYRDGFHHIVNTDFSSIVIDKMSKKHSDMIEMSWQVMDMCNIEFPEASFDIVLEKGTIDALMVQERDPWNVSEETCQKIDSILNQVMFIVSHILKPGGKFISITFSQTHFRKPLYARSRYNWDVQVSTVGDAFHFFYMVMEKGRELSEKDRLKEVELERRKLCQVSCENIPTVFIVEDTEDFALGIEL, translated from the exons ATGAACATGGATCTTCCAGCCTCTAACTTAGACTACAGAGAGCAATCCTATTGGGATGAGAGGTACACCTCTGAAGACAGTTATGACTGGTTCTCGGGCTATACATCATTCAAGCATCTCTTGAAGGCAGATATACAGGCCCACCACAGAATCCTTACTCTTG GATGTGGAAACAGCCCAATGAGTGCTGAGATGTACAGAGACGGGTTCCATCACATCGTGAACACTGATTTCTCTTCTATCGTTATTGACAAGATGAGCAAGAAGCACTCAGATATGATTGAAATGAGCTGGCAAGTGATGGATATGTGCAATATAGAGTTTCCAGAGGCCAGTTTTGACATTGTTCTGGAGAAGGGAACTATAGACGCTCTAATGGTTCAGGAGAGAGATCCATGGAATGTTTCTGAAGAAACCTGCCAGAAAATTGACAGTATTTTGAATCAGGTTATGTTTATT GTGAGTCATATATTAAAGCCAGGAGGGAAGTTCATTTCTATCACTTTTTCACAGACCCATTTTCGGAAGCCCCTGTATGCACGTTCCAGGTACAACTGGGATGTGCAAGTCTCAACAGTTGGTGATGCCTTTCATTTCTTCTATATGGTCATGGAAAAAGGGAGAGAACTCAGTGAAAAAGATAGACTGAAGGAAGTTGAACTTGAGAGGCGGAAACTATGTCAGGTTTCTTGTGAAAATATACCAACAGTATTTATAGTTGAGGATACAGAAGATTTTGCTCTAGGAATTGAGCTTTAG